CAACACTCACCTTTCCATTGGGATCATCAAATGTTAAGATATACACCAGATTGGGCCCCAGGAAACAGCCGGCTGTGTCAGCGGACACGAAATCGATATATGAGGTGTTTGAGTAGTTAAGGTCGAATCCGAGACCAAACATGTTGGCGAAGCGCAGTGAATCTGCTATTTTGATTTCGACAATGCATTCGCCCCCCTTTGCCACATTCTTGGGACTAACAATTGCCACCAGAGCGGGCGGCGGAGGGACCACAACCATAGCGGATGCTGAATAACTTTTTGCTCCTTCAAACCCCGACAGATCAACAGAGGCAACCCGATAGTAATATTTGACTCCAAATACTACGCTTGAATTCAGATAGCCCGTAGAACTCGTCGAATCGATTAAGCTTACAGTCGACGAATCAATCCCACGGTAGATCCTGTACCGCAACAACCCAACAGCGCCCCCGCCATTTTGCCAACTAAGATTTATAGATGATCCATTGGAACTCGCATTGAGATTCGATGGTGGCAGCTGAAGATTGAACTCTTGTGGGGACCTTGCCTTGCTAGAAATCTGCACTTCATCGATAATCCCTGTAAAACATAACGACAAACCCTTATCCCGCGCGATGAAGAAACTGTCGGTCGCAATCATCGGAGTTGAGAAGGTAAAAGCCTTGTCCAGAACTCCGTTTACAAAAAGACTGAGTGTCGACGAGCCACCGCATACAGCGGCCAGATGTGTCCATTCATTTGTCTTAATAAAAGTGTTTCCAACGTAATCAGCCAACCCCATGCTTGAGAAATGGAGCTTGTCAGAAGTGATAAACATTCCCCATCCATTTACACTACCTGTTCCTTTTACCATAAGAGGTTGGAAATTAGATGTTGCGCTAGGTCGCCTGACCCACACTTCCACGGTGAAGTCCCTCTGAAGGCGCAATGAGGCATTATCAGCGACGCGAATGTAATCGGACAGGCCATTGTATTGTCTGGCTTGTCCGAATCTACCACTAGAGATCGTAGTCCCAACGGCGATACCGGAATTGCCCAATCCGCTGCCGTCTGACACAGTTTGGCCCGTCGCTTCATCAAAGTGTAGCAATAGCGTGGAGTTCGCGTCTGCTACTACCTCTCCCAGAATATTTAGCGGAGCAGTCGATGTGATGAATTGAGTATGCCCGTAACTCGTACCATTATTGCCATTTGGCGAGCTGTCGTTCACATTGTTGTCGAATTTCCAATATCCAACTAGACCTGTCTCGCTGCTCCCGACAGTACGATTCATATTCGCTTGAATTTGTGACGCCGTCCTCGCGACATTCCACACTCTTAGTTCTTCAACGACCCCATTAAGGAAAGAGGAATGCTGAGAATAGTTACTCCATGTGTATCCACCAATCGTGATGTTTTCTTGATAAGACGATGTGCACACATTCCCCGAAGTACTATAACTAGTGTCTAGCACGCCATTGACGAAAATCGACTCCGTTGTCCCATCGTAGGAGAAGGCAATGTGGCACCACTGACCGAGTGGCACCTTGCGGTTACCTATGAATGATCCATTTGCTTGGTGGTTCACAAGAGTCATCGTCACACCGACTCGACCAGAATCAAGAACCGCAAGCGCGAATTCGTTCTCGTTCCCGGACGTGATAACATTCCCCAAATAGGCATTCACCTTCACCCACGACTCGATCGTGATTTTATTGGTGAACGAGGTCAGCGTGGAGGATGATGGAAGAATTACGTACGCGCTGCTCCCATCAAGATTCAATGCCTGTCCGCCTCCCGATTGTGCGTTGACTCTGCAGGTTGAGAGAATGATGGTCATTCCAATTGCTATTCTGGCGAGTGTCATGTTCAATTCCTCTCGTGGTGTGAATCGAAGCTTCACGTCATACAGCGTAGACAATGTTCATGCCTAGCTCTATACTATCGCAACAAAAGCATCTTCTTTGTTGCCACAAATTCGCCAGCGTGCAATCGATAGAAGTAGGTGCCGCTTGGCATGCTGCCCGCATCCCAAAGCACGTTATACATGCCCGGCAGTCTCTCATCTTCTACAAGAAGCACTACTTCTCTTCCCAGAACATCAAGAATGCTCAAACGAACCCTGGAGGTTTGCGGGATCGAAAAGGCAATCCTTGTAGATGGATTGAATGGGTTGGGAAAATTCTGATCGAGGCGATAGGCGCGTGGAACTTGGGCAGCATCGTTTATTGAAACGAGAACCGTGTTTGAAGAAGCCTGGACAACAAGAGCGTTGCCGCTTCCATCGTTTGCAGCAATATCGCGGGTGGTAAAAGCAAACGACGAGCTAGTGGTATTGTTGACAACCTGGAATTTGATTTTAGCGAGCTGACCAAATCCAGTCACTTCACCACCTCCGCTCTTTCTGGTTACACCTATCGCAACGTTCCCACTAGCGTTGTCAATTTGCGGATAGAAAATCACATCATTGCCTAACAGTGACCCAGATGTCGCTTCCGTAGCTTGTATCGTCCCCTTTGATCCGGCGAAATCAAGCACAAACGAGATCCCGAACAATGAAGATGCAGGGCTTATGGTATCTCCAAGCATTACGTTGACATCAAATGTCGACTTCCCACGAACAGAGATGGGGCCTATTGCTCGGAGGACCGGAGTTCCTTGAATTCCCGTAACGTTATCCTTCTCACTCCGTTTGACCGAAATAGCCGTGGTAATGGCGGGGCGTGTCTTGCCCCAATTGAGCCCAATAGGCAAGACATCTGCTTGATTCACAACTCCATCTCCATTGGCATCAGCAAATGTAGCACCCGAAGGTGACCAGGGTATTGCTGACTGTGCAAGCCATTGTGTAGAAGGACTTGAACGCGCCAAACCCGTCTTGCCCCAATACACGCCAAGTGGTAAGATGTCATTTTGGTTAACCACACCGCTATTGTCCATATCTCCCGGCCAGATGTTGAGATTTGGGGTGATCGTGGTCGTATCAGCAACAGGAGTCAGAACAATTGCTGTCCCATTTGCATCATTTGCCGAGATGTTGGACAGTCTGAAAATTACCTTACCGTTGTCCGGCGCATTTGTTGAAACGCGGAACTTCAGTTTGACTACAGTTCCTCCACCGGAGACACCTGAAGTCGGTGCTTTTCGAGATAGGCCAACGCTGACCTTTCCATTTGCATCGTCAGGGGTCAGGATGTAAAGAAGACTGGATCCGAGGAAGCAACCGCTCGTATCTGCTGAAACAAAATCGACGTAGGAGGTATTCGTGAAGTTGAGATCAAAGCCAACACCGAAAACATTCGCGGTCCGGATGGAATCGCTGATTCTCACTTCAACGCCGAAATCACTTCCCTTTAGCACGGTCGATGGAGCTAAAGCTGTCAGGGTCGGGATAGTATAGTCCTGCCCATAAAGCGCGTATTTCGTTACGATGCTTCCACCGTCCTGACCACTTACAACATAGATAGATCCTGATCCGTCAACACCAAGACCCGAAGGGTCGGCACAGTCCCATCTTGCCAGCAAGCTGCCCCCAGGGGTGAACCGGTAGATCTTTTTCTCACCGTCATCAACCAAGAATAGATTTCCTGACCTGTCAATTGACATGCCGGCAAGCCTTGGAGTCCCGTCCCACTGATTAACTCCCAAGTCCCATTTCGCAACGTAGACGCCGCTTGAAGTAAATTTCTGAACTCGGCTTCGTTCGTTATACGTACCGTGGTCAACGACGTAAACAAATCCCTGATTGTCGATCGTGATTCCTCGGGGAACAACAAACTGTCCGTCTCCATTTCCCGTGGACCCCCATTGCATCAAGAACATACCATCGGAAGAGAATTTTTGGACGCGATTGGTTCCATCGGTCACATACACATTGTTGTCTTTGTCCACTGCAATCGCTGAATTGCGTTGGAACTGCCCAGAACTACTCCCCTGCCGCCCCCATAGTTTCAAAAGATGTCCTGCACTATCGAATTTTTGCACTCTGCACATTCCAGCATCATTCACATACACATTCCCCAATTGATCCACAGCGATGCCCTCGGGGTTCGTGAACTTGCCGCTGTCCGTTCCATTGGTGCCCCATTTGGCCATGAAATCACCGCCCAATGAAAATTTCTGAATACGCGAATCCCAGAAATCAGCGACATACACAACCTTGCGCGCAGAATCGACGGCCAGCCCATGTGGGAAGTTGAAATATCCATCACCCATGCCGCCAAACACGCCCCATTTCCTGACGAATGAACCATCTCGGGTTATTTCCTGTATCCTGCTGTTGCCAGCATCGGACACCACGAACGTTCCGCTATTCGTACGGGCAATTCCGAGTTGACTTTTGAACTGTCCATTGCCTGAGCCTGATGAAACGATCTTGTTAACAAGTTGACCGGAGGAAGTGTATTTAAGAATGGCGCCTTCATACAAATTGCTCAGATAGACGAACCCCAAAGTATCTGTCACTATCCCAAGGAATAGCGGACCCCAACGGCAACAGACTGGCGAATAGTTCCACGTTGTCAGCAAGTTACCGCCTGAGCTATATTTGTACACTCTCAGGGAATCTGTACCAACAGTCCCGGACTGGATTTGGGCTGCTACGTAAACATTGCCACTGTCGTCGACAGCGATTCCGCTCCCAGGCTTTCCCCATGTCATGATTCGAGTTCCGTTTGAGGAAAACTTGTACACAGAGTCTTTGACCACATAGATGAATCCGTCTTTCGATATTGCCACCCCGACTCCGGATACCGCTAGTTCACTCATATAGGATCCGGATGATGAGAACTTCTGAACCGCATTGCGATAAACGTCCGCGACATAGACACTTCCTGATGCGTCAACTGCCACACCCATAGGGACCTGGAAATTGCCCGCTGCAGACCCACGCACACCCCACATGGCAAGATATTGGCCGGTACTTGAGAATTTCTGAAGCCTGCAATTGAGCGCATCGGCGACATATACATTACCCTGTTGATCCACGGCTATACCTGTGGGATCATTAAGATTGCCGCCTCCACCTCCCGGGCCACCCCACGATTGGACAGAACGATATGTCTGCGCTTGAAGGAGACTAGACAACAACGCCAAAACTAGCAGAACAGTCAGAATTCGATTGCGGACGGATGAAAGGTCCATGGATCCTCCCGACAACAGTCAGATGGATTTGTGAGTGGAAAAGAATGGAACCACGGTGGTTCGATGGGAAATCGCTACTTGAATCCTATGGCATTCTTGAATCAATGTCAACGTCCGGAAAGTACCGACAAGGAATGATTCAATGTTTGCGGGCACAAAGAGAGTGCTTCTCGTGTGATGCGAATATTTTGTCGTCCTCCACCGT
The Ignavibacteriales bacterium DNA segment above includes these coding regions:
- a CDS encoding T9SS type A sorting domain-containing protein; the encoded protein is MNLDGSSAYVILPSSSTLTSFTNKITIESWVKVNAYLGNVITSGNENEFALAVLDSGRVGVTMTLVNHQANGSFIGNRKVPLGQWCHIAFSYDGTTESIFVNGVLDTSYSTSGNVCTSSYQENITIGGYTWSNYSQHSSFLNGVVEELRVWNVARTASQIQANMNRTVGSSETGLVGYWKFDNNVNDSSPNGNNGTSYGHTQFITSTAPLNILGEVVADANSTLLLHFDEATGQTVSDGSGLGNSGIAVGTTISSGRFGQARQYNGLSDYIRVADNASLRLQRDFTVEVWVRRPSATSNFQPLMVKGTGSVNGWGMFITSDKLHFSSMGLADYVGNTFIKTNEWTHLAAVCGGSSTLSLFVNGVLDKAFTFSTPMIATDSFFIARDKGLSLCFTGIIDEVQISSKARSPQEFNLQLPPSNLNASSNGSSINLSWQNGGGAVGLLRYRIYRGIDSSTVSLIDSTSSTGYLNSSVVFGVKYYYRVASVDLSGFEGAKSYSASAMVVVPPPPALVAIVSPKNVAKGGECIVEIKIADSLRFANMFGLGFDLNYSNTSYIDFVSADTAGCFLGPNLVYILTFDDPNGKVSVGLSRKAPLPGITGGGTVVRLKFRVLTSAPDNGKCVFSFSTISANDPNGTSISCTTIPDTMTVIPNLNVWPGDTDNNGLANQNDVLPLGLFWGKTGPTRPSASIQWSLQPTVPWTPAAATYADANGDGIVNQSDILPIGLNWGKVHSFYSTEPLMVHPQIVARASAFEIPILRVSGPASVPSTKTFEINVILGDSVHPASGLFGISFVLDYASSRTSIQAMEVTPGSLLGNDVIFFPQIDNNNGSVAIGLTRKSGSSEVTGFGEVTKIKFQVVNNSSSPWFVFTTRNIAANDASGNTVAVQSSSNSVIVSAKEATQIPIGFHLEQNYPNPFNPSTRIAFSIPKTTKIRLSILDALGREVAVLVNGENPPGVYESQWEAGNLASGVYFCRLQAGEFVETKKMILIR
- a CDS encoding cohesin domain-containing protein, producing the protein MQKFDSAGHLLKLWGRQGSSSGQFQRNSAIAVDKDNNVYVTDGTNRVQKFSSDGMFLMQWGSTGNGDGQFVVPRGITIDNQGFVYVVDHGTYNERSRVQKFTSSGVYVAKWDLGVNQWDGTPRLAGMSIDRSGNLFLVDDGEKKIYRFTPGGSLLARWDCADPSGLGVDGSGSIYVVSGQDGGSIVTKYALYGQDYTIPTLTALAPSTVLKGSDFGVEVRISDSIRTANVFGVGFDLNFTNTSYVDFVSADTSGCFLGSSLLYILTPDDANGKVSVGLSRKAPTSGVSGGGTVVKLKFRVSTNAPDNGKVIFRLSNISANDANGTAIVLTPVADTTTITPNLNIWPGDMDNSGVVNQNDILPLGVYWGKTGLARSSPSTQWLAQSAIPWSPSGATFADANGDGVVNQADVLPIGLNWGKTRPAITTAISVKRSEKDNVTGIQGTPVLRAIGPISVRGKSTFDVNVMLGDTISPASSLFGISFVLDFAGSKGTIQATEATSGSLLGNDVIFYPQIDNASGNVAIGVTRKSGGGEVTGFGQLAKIKFQVVNNTTSSSFAFTTRDIAANDGSGNALVVQASSNTVLVSINDAAQVPRAYRLDQNFPNPFNPSTRIAFSIPQTSRVRLSILDVLGREVVLLVEDERLPGMYNVLWDAGSMPSGTYFYRLHAGEFVATKKMLLLR